A single Phoenix dactylifera cultivar Barhee BC4 chromosome 1, palm_55x_up_171113_PBpolish2nd_filt_p, whole genome shotgun sequence DNA region contains:
- the LOC103710956 gene encoding uncharacterized protein LOC103710956 — protein MGTEILRPQDCLNRRSPTLFPRRKPNPRPFSKSAPKRREGSPKPAKTAGGEAKKKGGAVELFAVAAGGWDPAVLGTGRLGPDPDMIPREVRLRVAEVYAGAGFAISPSPTSLPLPSFSGRSLSSPAIVPVDDSATRDLRRLLRLE, from the coding sequence ATGGGAACCGAGATCCTCCGCCCACAGGACTGCCTCAACCGCCGCTCTCCGACTCTCTTCCCCCGCCGGAAACCCAATCCCCGCCCCTTCTCGAAGTCGGCACCGAAACGCCGAGAGGGCTCTCCGAAGCCGGCGAAGACCGCTGGCGGTGAGGCGAAGAAGAAAGGTGGGGCTGTGGAGCTCTTCGCGGTGGCCGCTGGAGGGTGGGATCCGGCGGTGCTCGGGACGGGGAGGTTGGGGCCGGACCCGGACATGATCCCCAGAGAGGTTCGGCTGAGGGTGGCGGAGGTGTACGCGGGCGCGGGGTTCGCTATCTCGCCATCGCCAACGTCGCTGCCGCTGCCGAGCTTTTCGGGAAGGTCATTGTCGTCGCCGGCGATTGTCCCCGTCGACGACTCGGCCACGAGAGATCTCAGGCGACTGCTCCGACTGGAATGA